In the genome of Naumovozyma dairenensis CBS 421 chromosome 7, complete genome, the window CCTTTTTCGTTTTCAGTGGTATGTACGGATGtttatcaaaaatttaaaaaaatgtatTGGTGTTGTAAGAAGGAGAAAttccaaagaaagaaacCGACTGGCGGTGCGTAGGTAAATTTTTTGGCAGATGAGATTACATTGTGTCCCTCTAGTTTTCTGAGCCCGAGAGAAAGGTTTTTCCGTCTACAGGTTTCAAGTTTCCTTTTGGAGTCTGGGCTGAGTACCAGACTGTGAAAGCGAGATGGTTCCAAAGGTAGAGGATGTACCGATTCGAGCAAGTAGGCATGGATTGTTGGGTAGTGTGCGTAGTAGCGTAGAGTGGTTTACCCTGTACAGACTAGAGTAAGGTAAGTAGGTAGGTAGATaattatattgaataaGGTATCTTGATATAGTAAATTGATTAAAACTAGTAGTTTTTTAATAGTTGGAAAGCTTCTTCATTTCCAAATACAAGGTACAACGAATATACGAAAAAATGGCTCCATCTGGTATGttaaaatttaaaaaatgaGAAAGTTAATAGAGATATCaacgaagatgaagaaaagatgaAAGTCGAGACATGACGATAGTATAAAAAAAGTCAAaggaataataaatttcaaacaaACTATTGAAGGAGCCTCcgataaaagaaatagatggtgaataaatataatatacgATAACACAAGTGGTATGGACGATCAGAAAAACTATACAAGAGAACtgctaataataaactaaGAACAAGCTACACTCTTTATGGGGTTGTTGTTTAAGATAAATAGAAAGAATCGTTGTTCTGTACCATTATCGCATTGTTGAAGAATTCCTTCATTGATCTATTGCTTCAAAACAAACgttatttgtttcttttttactAACAAGCTTTTGGAacttcatttttcaatcaatttatAAATAGCTAAAGCTACTGCTGCCAAGAAGGCTGTTGTCAAAGGTACCAATGGTAAGAAGGCTTTGAAAGTTAGAACCTCTGCTACTTTCAGATTACCAAAGACTTTAAAGTTGGCTAGATCTCCAAAATATGCTTCTAAAGCTGTTCCTCATTACAACAGATTAGATTCATACAAAGTTATTGAACAACCAATCACTTCTGAAACTGCCATGAAGAAAGTTGAAGATGGTAACACTTTAGTTTTCCAAGTTTCCATGAAATCTAACAAGTATCAAATCAAGAAGGCTGTTAAGGAATTATATGAAGTTGATGTCTTATCTGTTAACACTTTAGTTAGACCAAATGGTACTAAGAAGGCTTACGTTAGATTGACAGCTGATTACGATGCTTTAGACATTGCTAACAGAATCGGTTacatttaattgaatttaatcTAATCTAATCTAACCCAATGTAAATTTATGTTTAATCTTAATCGAATTTTAATCTAATCTAATCTAATTAAAGAATAATCATTTCCttatcttttatatattgtctttttcttttgtgtattacatttttttctctttataAGAGCATTGTTAATGAGTCCGAAGTAGAAGAGTCgatacatatatataatagGATATTCTCTAGCTAGAATACATGATACATCTAACGTGACGTTAACTTCAGTAAGAGCACCGTATACTATTACGTAACGTTACATGGAATTTATAACGACAGAAGCAAgtgaagaaagaaaaaaaaattgagaGTAATGGGGttttaaattatatacAAAGGTATATGTAGGAggtatattatatatacttgTAAGTTTTTATGGATTTTTTTGTTGCTGGATGGTTAATTcgaaataatatttaactaatttttttagttatgaatgaaaaggatgaatattaataatagtaactTTTACCAGCTATCTGTGAATGTGAACAGGAATGAGagagagaaaaaaatgatgttttgaaatgtaatgaataagaatatttgagtattttcttttgaaatttttatacTTGAATTAGTTTATTTTGttctgttgttgtttttttatcttCGAATGTCGTTAGTAGAGGATGGatgaaagaaagaaagtaTGGAATAATGTAGaaaaaattttttcaacttAGTTCTCAATAGCGAATTTGGAACCAGTTTCTAcacttttctttaattttggTAAACATAAAGGTAACATTTCATTACGTTCATGATCATCCATTCTATCAACGATATCATAATCTACAGAAGTAACACCTTTCTTGGTGATTGTCATTGGGATAGAGAAGAAGGCacaattatcaattaaaggtaataatttttccataCCCATTGCAGTTGGATGACCTTCAGAATCTAATAAAGAGACGTAACAAATCCCATGGATTTCAGATACGTTACCTAACAATAAGGAGacaaatttattaacgACTTTAAAACCTGCATGAGCCATTGATAAAGTGGCACTACCTAGACCATTCTTGGCCTTAACGACTTCGTCACCACCATATTGTACACGATGAATCAAATATGCCAATTGATCCTTATCTAAGGATTTATAGGATCTTGATTGAGAGAACAATGGCATAATAGTTTCACCAGAATGACCACCGATAACTGGTACATCAGGCATATCATTCGATCTTGGAGTAATATCAGCATCGATGGTAACTTCATGTAAGAAAGTCTTTGCTCTAACGATATCTAATTTAGTGACACCCAtgattcttctttcaatgTGAGTATTCTTTGAGACATCTTGATGTTTATGCCATAATCTATTGACCATAACTGGCACTAATGAATTAACAGGGTTTGAGATGATCAATACAAACACTTTAGAAAGATCACAATATTTAGCGATATCATCAGTCAAATTGGACATGATTTTAGCgttaatattgaaaagatctTCACGATTCATACCTGGTTTTCTTGGCATCCCAGCAGGAATGATGACTAAAgatgaattcattaaacaATCTTTGATACCTGTAGCAGGAGAATGATTGGAAATGGACACAGGGGTGTCAATATGAGACAAATCAGCGACGACACCATTAATGGCATCTTCATTGACATCGTATAATGCTAAATGGATATGATTTTTATCTCTTTGAGTTGAATTTGTCTTCAATGGGAAATGTAATTGAGTTTTCAGtaataacgataatgaCTGGCCGATACCACCTGCGGCACCCAAGATGGAGATCTTTAGAGTATTTGGTTGTAAAGCTGGATTTATTGGGTGAGgcatatttattttactttacttgattttattttattttattttataacTGCACTTGTGTTAGAGTTTTGTATAAGAACTTTTTGTCTGTGTGTTAAAAAGAGGGATATGGGAAACAAAGCTTGTAGAAAACAGTACAGAAAgcaaaaaatatgaatatatataagtttCTTGATTGAAGTAATCGATTCAATAAAGACAGATGCTTATATATCAAACATACATAACCTTGTTCTGTGTTTTAGCCTCTTTTTGCTCGAGTAGCCTACGTTTGTAATGGGTATCTGCCTCTTTCCCACCTTAACAAGTTGCTTCGCTCCTCTCAATTGGGAAGAAAAATCCTGTTGACTTAACACACAAACTGGAGAAAATACGTACGGTAAGTACACTGTGgaaataatttggaaaaatccGGTTCCCCAAAGAGGAGAGAAACGGCCGTACAAAGAGCAACACGGACCCCAATTATTCTTCTATTTATCCTAATTAAATGAGCCGGAGATTCCCGCATGGTGCGGTGTGAGGATGTTCACGAAGACTCATTCCAATTTTCGAACGGACAAATGGAACGTTTTCCCTCCTTGCTAAATGGTCGTGGCAGGTTGTGCGCATGGAACGCACACAGGGAACGGTACGTAGTTGACAAGTCGACAACCACTCCTCCTGCAACCCAATCTTTCTCAAATTGGTACAtgctattatttttttcccgGGAACCGGCACCGGCAACGGCACCGGATCGATGGCGAGGATTCAAATCAAATTGAGAAAGCCATAAATAAACGTACCTACGTACGCATTGAGCGGGCATGTCCACGAGCATTTTACTGGGAAGCTCGGCGGCTAACTATTATCTCTCGACACATTGactcatttttttcatatgtTACAAAACAAGGCAGGACATCAGACAatcaaacaaacaaacaattcTGTTCACAGTTCactatattttattttattgattgattgattgcTTAATTATCTGGCAAAGGTTCTGCCTGAAAAAGCAAATCTCGATAATAGGTAAAGTGCTGGAACACACCAGACATACGTACATACGTATGTAAATTATATCTCATCTATTATGTCCGTAATACATTCAATATACCTTCCACCATGagtatttaatttatttattgaaaattaacGAAAGTTGCATCCAACAGATTTCATAATAAGATCCCACAAAAATGTATAATTTCGATTACTACTGGCTCGCTGCAGCCTTAATCGTACGTAATTGTGGCTCCTTACGCGTCCGATCTCtgtataatataatcttATCGTGTTAAAAAAGTTTTTAGGTTTCAGTGCATAGAAGAGGGAATGATGAGGAAATTCTTTActcatttatatattggTGTACATTTATGGCTGCCCCCCCTGTAGGCATTGTCGTCTATATTTTATGGAATCACTTGAGGTTACGCACTAACGCaatggatatatataatattcattcTGAGATTAATACTCTTACCCTCCTTAATGGAAAAACGCAcgtgaaaaaaaaaatataaaaccgtttgaaaaattattcgTAACTCATCGCAACCCAAACTAGTTTTTAgatgaaatattataagTAGATAATCCATCATGTCGGCAATTATCATAGAGTAAAAAACGACATACTCACTTTACCGTAACTCATCATATTACAACGGCAAAactaatatattaaataataaaaatgacTGCCATTTCGTTAATCAAAGATAACGAGccagatttgaaaaaacaaaaataaatgatacATTACCAAAAATTCATGAAAGATTACAATGTGAATACTAtatggaaaagaaaagaagaagatgtgGAATGACAAGAAGGAATGGTGAACAATACTGTACAGaacatttaaatatatggaaaaaaaaacaaggTAATGCCgttcataataataacaataataataatgagagCAAAGTGCATGAcaatgaaaagaataatgatCAAAGAATCCCATGCCCATTAGATCCAAACCATACTGTGAAAAAATCTCAATTAGAaaaacatttgaaaaaatgtaataaaACCAAATTAAAACATTCAAATGATGGAAAAccatattattcaattgatatCAACGGTgatcatcatcctcataAAGAGCAATCAAAATTAGAAATTACTGAAACatcaagaaataaatgGATAATGgaaacaatttcaatattagaAGAAATCTCAAAATCCAATCTCTTTGATGAAATGCCActaattgaaaaatcaaataaattcatggaagaaaataggtttaaattattaaccAATAAAAAACATGCCATTCAAcaatcttctttaattcaACATATGatagataaaaaaatgttcagaaataatccaaattttattgaatttggtTCAGGTAGAGCTGAATTCTCAAGATACGTTAACCAAGTGGTATTATGTGAAAATAACaatgatattgattcaACAGATGTAGAGCCTCAAACatctaatttcatcttcataGATAGAGCATCAAATAGAAtgaaatttgataaaaagATATTAGATGACTATGTAGAATGGATttctaataaaaataagaagTCGGGGGAAAAAATGAATGTTCCCGATATTAAAAGAGTTAAAATAGATATACGTGATTTGAAACTTGATCCATTATTAAGTTTCccaaataacaataactaTGTGGCCATTTCAAAACATCTTTGTGGTGTTGCCACAGACTTGACATTAAAATGTATTCAAAATAGTGATATTTTGACTGGTAAGGATTTGTCTTCACCATCTAATTTTGATGGCATTTGTATTGCAATGTGTTGTAGGCACGTTTGTAATTCAAACGATTATGTAAATCCCGTTTTCGTTAATAGTCTCttggaaaaatatggaCATGATGAAACGTTTACATATGATCAGTTTTTCTAttctttacaaaaaatgtGTTCCTGGGCTACTTGTGGTAGAAGAGATGATATGAATGATCATGATGTAGTGAGAATTACTGACGATAAATCAATAACTTTAAAAGAAAGGGAACAATTTGGATTGCTAGCTAGAAGAATAATTGATGAAGGAAGGAAAAATTGggtaaagaaaaatttgaataatgcCAATGATTTTACTGTAGAATTAGTGAAATATGTTCACAGTGATGTTTCTCTTGAGAATATTGTCTTACTTGTATCGAAGAAATGATAGAATAATAACAGAATCTAATTAAGTTATAGCTATCTTTCCGTGATAGTATTTTTGTTGAAATGACTATCACACTATAAAATAGATAATAGATATTCGAAAAATCTCTCTGATTATCACCATAAAAAACATTAAAAACGACTTAGTAATGGTTGATAATAGCAGTAGAACGACAGGaaatgtttttttatttttgtttatttcttattccaaatttataaaattgGCGGCCTAATTCGCTCCGATACGTCCAAAGGTAAAGacagaaataaaaaaataaataaacgATTTTTTAGGGAATAAGCCGTTGAAAGTCCTTTTATAGATGAAAACTCAAAAATAggaaatatatactatGGTCATAACTTTTAAAAAATGCCCTATATAATACACTACCTAATCAGCAAAACTTTTATTAACTAAAATGACTGAAATAACGGTCTCTAAATGCTGTTGTCGACCGCTTGATACCGCTATTCGTAGGCCCATCAAATCCTGGACCTCtattaatatatactaATAGTCTTCTAGACCATTTGTTGAATTCTTGGGTACAATTGTACTTCAATTCAAGGCAAGAATGTAACGGCAcaattgtttcaatattttcgTCGTTAGCTGTTGGCATCCAAAAGGCCAATCTACCACCAATAGGCAACCTTTCCGCAGAATACTGTAAAATGTCATCCAACAGAGCATCCAAAGCATACGGTTTCTTGGTTGGAATATAGTCACGATGTAAAAATGCTTTCTTACCGTCGATTTCTACATTTTCTTTCCCTACAAATCTTTCCGGGTCTCGAGCACCTAATACTTTGATACTTTCTCTAATTCCATAAGGAGGATCACATAATATTGTATCGATACATAAATTAGATCTCAAAGAATTATGTGTAAAATCCATAGTTAAGACATCCAAAAATCTCGAACTTTCCTCataatatttaaaattagCTCCTATATTTTGTGATGCACCTTTACCTCTGATCATTCTTCCATCAATATCTGATCCGATAACCAATGCTCCATAATGACCACCTGCAGTCAAAAAAGAGCCAGTACCAGCAAAGGGGTCATACATAATAGTGCCTGGTTTGACTTGAGCAATATTGGCACTTACTAAAGATAATTCAGCTTCAAAACTTGTTGTTCCCTTATAAGgtcttttctttaaatcatatttttccatGGCTAAACGATCCCCCTTCTGTATCAATCTACCGAAAATTAGATTAATTGGTTCCTTTGCTGGAATATTCTCTGAGATTGgtttatattcttcaatgacagtaaaaatttgatttggATTCTTCATATCAATCTTACCCTTAAATTCCAAGTATGaaaatgtttcaatttgttttaTTCTATTACTTTTACTATTTCCTCTGTAAgtatcaaattcaaatttaaaggAATCATTTTCGtacaattttttatattctgGGAAAAACGATTGCGATTGGATTGACTCATGTAATCCATCATAAGTTTTACCTTCGCCCCAGTATTCATAAATGGCTCTTGTTAGGATAGATCTTTTAATCCAATCTTTTGCCTGCTGATCATTGtctaattcaacaaaaaagaaaggactattatcatcatacttatcaaaattaatGTCTTTTATGTTGTATAGATCCGCTAAAGATTCTAATTCTGCTCTCCTAAAATTTGTATGGACTTGCACCATAAATACTAAATACTTCTTTTTCGTACCATTTCTTGAGCCGATTGATGATGCCATTCCTGAATGATGTAAAAAAATCGTCGTTTTGCAAAGATATCAATTTTGTATATAGATGGTGCGTCCCTTTGCTCCTTATGCCTTTGTTTAACAGACCacatatatgtatatatgtacaGTAGACCtccaatttttcaatttgatacCATCTCATCTCGAAAGATAAAATTTTCAGATTTTTCAGAACGCTctcaattttcaatttttcataaataCTTTACATAGCCGCCCAACGAAAGAAACTGCCTATTATCAGCCCTATATTTTTTGGGGTGGAATAAAGGGCTTATTGTACAAACCCGTGATGGGGTTTTCTTCTAGCCCCCATATAAAAGGTGGTATTACCCGGAGTGAGtggaaatttcttttttctttcttttctctgCAGGGAAAAAAGGAGAAAGCTCTGGGTGAT includes:
- the RPL25 gene encoding 60S ribosomal uL23 domain-containing protein (similar to Saccharomyces cerevisiae RPL25 (YOL127W); ancestral locus Anc_3.43), which translates into the protein MKKVEDGNTLVFQVSMKSNKYQIKKAVKELYEVDVLSVNTLVRPNGTKKAYVRLTADYDALDIANRIGYI
- the MDH2 gene encoding malate dehydrogenase MDH2 (similar to Saccharomyces cerevisiae MDH2 (YOL126C); ancestral locus Anc_3.45), producing MPHPINPALQPNTLKISILGAAGGIGQSLSLLLKTQLHFPLKTNSTQRDKNHIHLALYDVNEDAINGVVADLSHIDTPVSISNHSPATGIKDCLMNSSLVIIPAGMPRKPGMNREDLFNINAKIMSNLTDDIAKYCDLSKVFVLIISNPVNSLVPVMVNRLWHKHQDVSKNTHIERRIMGVTKLDIVRAKTFLHEVTIDADITPRSNDMPDVPVIGGHSGETIMPLFSQSRSYKSLDKDQLAYLIHRVQYGGDEVVKAKNGLGSATLSMAHAGFKVVNKFVSLLLGNVSEIHGICYVSLLDSEGHPTAMGMEKLLPLIDNCAFFSIPMTITKKGVTSVDYDIVDRMDDHERNEMLPLCLPKLKKSVETGSKFAIEN
- the TRM11 gene encoding tRNA (guanine-N2-)-methyltransferase (similar to Saccharomyces cerevisiae TRM11 (YOL124C); ancestral locus Anc_3.48), translated to MASSIGSRNGTKKKYLVFMVQVHTNFRRAELESLADLYNIKDINFDKYDDNSPFFFVELDNDQQAKDWIKRSILTRAIYEYWGEGKTYDGLHESIQSQSFFPEYKKLYENDSFKFEFDTYRGNSKSNRIKQIETFSYLEFKGKIDMKNPNQIFTVIEEYKPISENIPAKEPINLIFGRLIQKGDRLAMEKYDLKKRPYKGTTSFEAELSLVSANIAQVKPGTIMYDPFAGTGSFLTAGGHYGALVIGSDIDGRMIRGKGASQNIGANFKYYEESSRFLDVLTMDFTHNSLRSNLCIDTILCDPPYGIRESIKVLGARDPERFVGKENVEIDGKKAFLHRDYIPTKKPYALDALLDDILQYSAERLPIGGRLAFWMPTANDENIETIVPLHSCLELKYNCTQEFNKWSRRLLVYINRGPGFDGPTNSGIKRSTTAFRDRYFSHFS
- the TRM13 gene encoding tRNA:m4X modification enzyme (similar to Saccharomyces cerevisiae TRM13 (YOL125W); ancestral locus Anc_3.46) codes for the protein MEKKRRRCGMTRRNGEQYCTEHLNIWKKKQGNAVHNNNNNNNESKVHDNEKNNDQRIPCPLDPNHTVKKSQLEKHLKKCNKTKLKHSNDGKPYYSIDINGDHHPHKEQSKLEITETSRNKWIMETISILEEISKSNLFDEMPLIEKSNKFMEENRFKLLTNKKHAIQQSSLIQHMIDKKMFRNNPNFIEFGSGRAEFSRYVNQVVLCENNNDIDSTDVEPQTSNFIFIDRASNRMKFDKKILDDYVEWISNKNKKSGEKMNVPDIKRVKIDIRDLKLDPLLSFPNNNNYVAISKHLCGVATDLTLKCIQNSDILTGKDLSSPSNFDGICIAMCCRHVCNSNDYVNPVFVNSLLEKYGHDETFTYDQFFYSLQKMCSWATCGRRDDMNDHDVVRITDDKSITLKEREQFGLLARRIIDEGRKNWVKKNLNNANDFTVELVKYVHSDVSLENIVLLVSKK